AAAAGATAGTTTCATTGTGTACTTGTTGAGTCATAAACGGCCGCCTACTGAAATCATATTTCCTGTAAAGAAAGACGTTAGCAAACTTTTTAATTCTGAATTTATCGGGATGACTAAGGTAAAATTTGATTATTCTGATTTTGAGAAAACAAGAGACTGGCTTAATAAACAAATACAACGGATGCTTACAAATAACGATAAAGAATTTTTGCTGAAATTTTTCGATGGAAATCCTGACTGGGAACTTTTTAAGTATCCCGAAGCAAAAGTATTGCCCGCCGTGCAGTGGAAGCTTCAGAATCTTTTGAAAATGGATAAGTCAAAGCGGGTTAGATATGCGACTGAATTAAAAGAGAAATTTGGCTTATAAAAAAATAGTTTATAAGTAATTGTTGCGAAGAAGAACTGCCGACGTTTTTGGTCTGCAATTCTTCTATCATTTTTTGAATTTAATTTTCTTTTTCCTCGATAAAATTTGAATCTTTGAGATACTTTGCAAGTTTCATGGTGTTCATGTAATCGAGTGTTAGGTGCATTTCATAAAGGCCGCTGTAGGTTTCATAGACAGAGGCATTTTGAGCATGAATAGCACTTGAATTGCCGGAGTAACGATAGCCGTAGTTTTGACCTATTTCGCCACCGATAATGGACGCTATGGCTTGCAATTTTAAGGCGTTGGCTTCTTCAGCATCCTTTCTTTCTAGTTTTTCGCGTTTATGATCGAAAAAGTCGGCGTGATATGCCGGTATTAAACGGCGCCGGATGTTTTTAAAAATTTTCTCCACAGGCTTATCAAAGGAACATCCTATCGAGTGCGAGCGCTTGGCATTTAAGCCGCTTACGGTGGTTTTATTGTTCCGGCCAAAGCGGAAAATTAGCTCCATGCCGTTGGAGTTTTTGAGCCGGTTTTCTTGAGCTGTATAGCCGATAAAAAGCGGTTCAAGTTTTTTGACAAGTTGAAAGATATTTTCTTCAGTCATGATTTATCTCCCGTTTAATAAATGGTTGAGTAAAATAGTCGGGCGTCTTTTAAAAACGCCCGACCAGGGAAAGGGCTTATTTAAGAGTGCGCCGGAAGGTAAAAGGCCCGCTTTCCTTTAATGCGGTCTGATCCGTACTTGTCGCGAATCTCATCCATCGAGATCCCGTCCTTTTTGAAATGGCGAGTTTTTGCATACTGGGGGCGGAAATAGACCATTTTTTTAGGCGGAGAGAATTTAAAACCTGCCTCTTTAAAAATGGGCCAGTGCTCTTTTGTATTTCCAGACACCCAAACCCATGAGCCGCAAATTTCAATTTTAACATCTTCTAGATGAATGACTTTATTTAGAGCGGCGTTGATCTCGTCGCCGTAGTCGTAACCGCTCTCATTTTTGTATTCTATCGGATAGGTCGCCACTTTAAGGGATTCGCGCGCCTCGTTGACAAGTTTCATCATTTCGGCGCCCGCAGGGTTGCGGTCAGGATGAAATTTAAAACACGCCTTATGATAGGCCGTTTTAACAACCTCCTCGGTGACGGGCGACTCTGTTACGCCTAAGACTTTTAAAGCATCGTATGTATTCATGGCATTTACTCCTTTTTGGTTAAATTTTGCGCGCACCACTGCACACAAAAAAAATTTTCCCCCCGCCGCCGCCCCTTTTGGGCGGGGGGAAAATTTGGAGTTTTAAAGCCGAGCGCAGTTGCGCGAACACCGGGCGGCAAGAGCCGTGACAATCCCGTTAGGGTTGGCGGGGCTCTTGTGAGTTTAGGTGTGAGCACAGAGGCAACTGCGTTCGGCTTCGACATTATTGAATCCGCCATTAGTTTTATTTTACAGAAATCTCCTCGAAGCCCAAGGGTACCGAGGAGGATTTATGGAAAATAAAAACAATAGCAGAAAAATCATTGCCGAAATCGAGGTTCGCGTTGGCCTCAGAGTTTATAAAATGGAGATTAACAGCCAGTTTCGATGGGCATGGATTCTAGGAATTATTCTGATGAAATGGATTTACAATTTTTTTGAAAACCCAGGATAGGGTTTTCATAAATTAGACGAGTTTTGAAGAATTAAACGTGAGTGTATGAAACTAACGTAATTTATTTAATAACAATTTTTGTCTCCAGAACTTTAACGATAGTTAAAAGCAATTCTAGCGATGGTCGTCCTCTTTGCTGTTCAATAGCTTGTAGAGTGGTCGGCTCGACATTAATAATTTCAGAAAACTGTTCCTGAGTCATTCCCTTAGCCCTTCGTTGCTTTTTAATTTTTTCTGCAATGAGCA
Above is a window of Bdellovibrionales bacterium DNA encoding:
- a CDS encoding helix-turn-helix domain-containing protein, translating into MNKSKNKRLDKVPKKYREAVKTDLVLIAEKIKKQRRAKGMTQEQFSEIINVEPTTLQAIEQQRGRPSLELLLTIVKVLETKIVIK
- a CDS encoding J domain-containing protein, with the translated sequence MNTYDALKVLGVTESPVTEEVVKTAYHKACFKFHPDRNPAGAEMMKLVNEARESLKVATYPIEYKNESGYDYGDEINAALNKVIHLEDVKIEICGSWVWVSGNTKEHWPIFKEAGFKFSPPKKMVYFRPQYAKTRHFKKDGISMDEIRDKYGSDRIKGKRAFYLPAHS